GCCGAGACCCGTGCCGCCGTCACTGCCCGGGCCCTGCGGCCGCTTGGCGTTGCCGCGGTTGAACCGCTCGAAGACGCGGTGCCACTCGGACTTCGGAATGCCGGGGCCCTCGTCCAGCACCTCCAGCTCCAGCGACTCCGGCAGCGCGCCGCGCCGCGCCTTGACCGTCACACGGCCGTGCGGCGGGCTGTGCTTGACCGCGTTGTCGATGAGGTTGGCCACGACCTGGTGGATGCGCTCCGGGTCGGCGTGCGCGGTCAACTCCGGCGGGTGGACGTCGAGGTGCAGATGGACGTCCGTACGGGTGTGGCTGCCCGAGCCGGTGGCGATGCCCGCGCGCACGGAGGCGACCATGTTGGCCTCCTTCAGCACGCCGGACAGATACGGCCACACCTCGAACCGCCGCTGTTTCAGCGGGACGACGCCGTTGTCCAGCCGGGACAGGTCCAGCAGCGTCTCCACCAGCCGGCCGAGCCGCTCGGTCTGCTTCAGCGCCGTGCGCATCGTCTCGGGGTCGGCCTGCGTGACACCGTCGACGATGTTCTCCAGGACCGCGCGCAGCCCCGCGATGGGCGTGCGCAGCTCGTGCGAGACGTTCGCCACCAGCTCCTTGCGCTGGCTGTCCTGGGCCTCCAGCTCGTCGGCCATGGCGTTGATCGTCACGGCCAGGTCGCCCAGTTCGTCACGGCGGTTCTCCCGCACCCGGCGGGTGTAGTCGCCCTGCGAGATGGAACGGGCCACGGCCGTCATCTCATCCAGCGGTGCGGTGAGTGAATGGGCCACGAACTGCGTAATGAGCAGTGTGGCGATCATCGAGAAGACCGTGATGAAGCGCAGCTCCGTCTTCGTGTGCACCGCGATCACCGACAGGCCCGTGGTGATCAGCACCGAGATGACGACCAGCGCGCCCAGCTTGGTCTTGATCGAGAACGGGCTCACCCCGCCCCAGGCTTCCGGATCCCCGGGGCCTCTCCGTGCTCCCGGCCCGCCGCTCATGGTGTCGGGGTCTCCAGGGCGTAGCCGACGCCGTGCACCGTACGGATCCGCTCGGCGCCGATCTTCCGGCGCAGCGCCTTGATGTGGCTGTCGACCGTGCGGGTGCCGGAGGCGTCCGCCCAGTCCCAGACCTCCGCGAGCAGCTGCTCGCGCGAGAGCACCGCGCGCGGGGTGTTCGCCAGGCACACCAGCAGGTCGAACTCGGTCGGCGTGAGGTGAACATCCTCACTGCGCACCCGGACCCGGCGCTGCGCGTGGTCGATCTCCAGCTCGCCGAGGCGCAGGATGCCGCTGCGGGGCGTCGCGGCGGCCAGCGCTGCCCGCTCCACACGGCGCAGCAGCACGTGTACGCGCGCCGCCAACTCCCGCATCGAGAAAGGCTTCGTCATGTAGTCGTCGGCACCGACGCCGAGACCGACCAGCATGTCGGTCTCGTCGTCGCGCGCGGTGAGCATCAGCACCGGCACCGGCCGGGCGGCCTGCACGCGCCGGCAGACCTCCAGACCGTCGAAGCCGGGCAGCATGATGTCGAGGATCAGCAGGTCGGGCTGCCAGGCCTCGGCCGTGTCGACGGCGGCCGGGCCGTCACCCGCTGTTTGCACGAGGAATCCCTCGGCTCGCAGGCGGGTCGCGATGGCGTCCACGATCGTCGCGTCGTCCTCGACCACCAGAACCCGGCGCTGTGCGCCCGGAGTAGCCGTCGCCGAACCGTTGTGGGAGGTGTGTGTCTGCTCCATCGCCCGCCCCTGGGGTGTGCTTTCCGGAATCAGTGGGGTGATCCCTCGGTCTGCGCATGGTTGCGATTGACGCTTGAATGATCGGCGTCAGGGGAGCAGCGTACGGGGAGGCAGCACACCTTTGCTATCCAGGGCGGATGCCGAGGTGCACGACGTCCGGAACGCCCCGGGCAACCCTGATCTCTTCGGTACGCACCTGCTGGAACCCGGCATTCCACAAGGTTTCTTCGAATTCCGGAGAGGGCTGGGCCGACCAGACGGCGAGCACCCCGCCGGGCCTCAACACCCTTGCGCAGCTTGCCAGTCCGGCCTCTCCGTAGAGATTTCCGTTGCCCTCCGTGACGGTCCAGTCGGGTCCGTTGTCGATGTCGAGGCACAGGGCGTCGTACGTGGCGAATGTCTCATTGACGTAGGCCACGAGATCGGCTTCGACGATTTTCGTGCGGGGATCGGCGAGGGCCTCGGCGGAGAACGCGGAGAGCGGGCCGTCGCGATGCCATTCGACGATCGCGTGCTCGCGTTCCACGACCGTGATCGCTCCCCAGCGCGGGTCCGCCGCCGCGTGGGCGAGGGAGAAACCGACGCCGAGTCCGCCGATCAGCACGTCCGGACGGTCCCGGCCGGCCAGGGCGTCCAGGGCCGCGTCGACCAGCCGCCGCTCCGAGCGGCCGTCGGAGGTGTCCATCAGGAAACAGCCGTTCGCGATGATCTCCAGCCGGTCACCGTGCCGTCGCAGCACGACCTCGCCGTGCGGGCCCTCGCGACGGTCCAGCACATGGGGAATGTCGTTCCAGGTGGGCATCCGGGCATCCTGGCAGGTGGGGGCGTCCGGCGCCAAGGATCAGGGAGCGGCCGGCGGGGGACGCGGTGCGCTGCTGTCGGGTTGCTGTGAATCCGCTCTCGCGTGGCGCCCGTCACAGACAGGGAGCGGAGGTGCGCGAAGTCTGGGGCGGGACGGAAGGAGCGCCCGATCGTGGAACGCACCGCGCCGGCCGAAGAGACGGCCACGCCGACGCCGGCGGGCGCGCCCGTTGACGACGTCTCGGGGCTGCTGGACGGAGTGCCGCGGCAGCGGGCCGGCGGCCGGAAGCCATGCGGGAGCGTGACCCCGGGCGTACCGGAGCCCACCGCGGCGGGGAAGCCCCGGCCTCGGCTCCGGGCGCTGCGGCCCTGGCGGCTGCTCCCCACTCCCACGGGCACACCGTTCACGTTCGGCTACGCGATCGTCCTCTGCGTCACCTCGCTGGTCTCCGCCTACGCGGACCCCGCCCTGGTGCACGCCCTGCTCCAGGGCTCCAGTACGGATGTGGCGCACCTGGTGCGGACGCCGGAGCTGGTGCTGGTCGGCAGTGCGCTGTGGCTCGCGGGCGGGGTGGCCTCGCCGTTCGCGATCGGGTTCGTGCTCGTGCTGACCGCGCTGGAGCGGCGGATCGGTGGTCTGCGCACGGCCGGTGTCTTCCTGCTCGGGCACGTCCTCGCCACCCTGGCGACCGAGGTCCCGGTCGGGCTCGCGGTGCTGGCCGGGCAGCTCCCCGGGAGTTCGCTGCACCGGCTCGACTACGGCGTCAGCTTCGGCGTCGCCGCCGGCACCGGCGCCCTGGCCGGACTGCTGCCGCTCTGGCTGCGGGTGCCGCTGCTGGCCGGCTTCGGCGGGATGCTGCTCCAGGACCTGCTCGCCTTCACCGACCCGATGACGAACTGGGGGCATCTGATCGCCCTGGCCATCGGGGTCGCGACCTGGCCGGTGGTTCGGCGGTGGCAGGGGAGGCGCGCCGGTTCCCCCGGACCGGTCCGCGGCTGAAGGCGAGGCCGTTCAGGTCCGCGGGCCGTGCTTCGCACTGGTCAGCAGGGCCGCCACCTCCCAGCCCAGCGCCTCGTAGAGCCCGCGGCCCGCGGGCGTACCGGCGAGGACGCCGGTCCGTGCCCCCTGCCGGACGGCGGCGTTCTGCAGCGTGCGCATGACGAGGCTGCCGAGTCCCTTGCGGCGGTACTCGGGGGCCGTCTCGATCTGGTCGGCGACGGCGGTGGCGCCGGTCGGGGCGATCTGGCCGCGCGCCGCCAGCGAACCGTCCGGAGCGGCCACCATCACCCGCGTCACTCCGCCGCGCGACCAGCCGCGCAGCCGGTAGCCGTCGGGCACGTCCGGAGCGTCCCCCGGGGTCAGCGGGACCGTCATCAGATAACCGGGCTCGGGGTCGATCCACCAGCTGTCGTCCAGCCAGCCGGCGACCACCGAGGGGTCCCGGAACGCCTTCAGCCACACCCCGGCCCCGGTCACCGCGCCGGCCACCTTGCGGACGGCCGTCTCGTCGAGGTCGTCGCCGGTCGCGCCGAAGACATGCCGGGTGACGTGTCCGTTCGTCCCCACGTCGATCGTGCAGCCCCAAGGCTCGGCCACGGGCGGAGCCGCCCCGCGCGACACGACCCACCCGTCCACCCACGCCTGCACTGTTCTGTCCACGCCGCCCCCTGGTAATAGGCACCTGCCGTATTGATCTATTACCTGACTGACTCTACGGCCGCGATCGCCCCTGAGGTCACCGTCGATCGCTCACAGCGAACGGCCGGTGGGGAACATCCGGCGACTCCCGTGCATTGAGTCGGCATAGCTCAACTTGACTGCCGAAGGGGAGATCATGGCTTCGACGTCCACACCACTCACCCTGCCCGTGCTGCCGCTCGACGGCGAGGTCGTGCTGCCCGGGATGGTGGTCCCGCTGGACCTCAGCGACTCCGAGGTCCGTGCCGCGGTGGAGGCCGCCCAGGCCGCTGCTCGGACAACGCCCGGAAAGCCCCGGGTACTCCTGGTCCCACGCATCGACGGCACGTACGCGAACACCGGTGTCCTCGGCACCGTCGAGCAGGTCGGGCGGCTCGCCGACGGCGACCCCGGTGCGCTGATCCGCGGCCGGGGGCGGGTGAGGATCGGTGCGGGGACCACGGGCCCCGGCGCGGCCCTCTGGGTCGAGGGCACCAGCGTCGACGAGACCGTGCCGGAGCCGCTGCCCGGGCAGGTCGCCGAACTGGTCAAGGAGTACAAGGCCCTGGCCACCGCCTGGCTGCGCAAGCGCGGCGCCTGGCAGGTCGTCGATCGCGTGCAGGCCATCGACGACGTCTCGGCGCTCGCCGACAACTCCGGCTACTCGCCCTTCCTGACCACCGATCAGAAGGTCGAGCTGCTGGAGACCGCCGACCCGGTGGCCCGGCTGAAGCTCGCCACCCAGCAGCTGCGCGACCACCTCGCCGAGCAGGACGTGGCCGAGTCCATCGCCAAGGACGTCCAGGAGGGCGTCGACAAGCAGCAGCGCGAGTTCCTGCTGCGGCGTCAGCTGGAAGCGGTCCGCAAGGAGCTGCGCGAGCTGAACGGCGAGCAGGAGGGCGAGGAGTCCGACGACTACCGCGCCCGGGTGGAGGCCGCCGACCTGCCCGAGAAGGTCCGCGAGGCCGCGCTCAAGGAGGTCGACAAGCTGGAGCGGTCCTCCGACCAGTCGCCCGAGGGCTCGTGGATCCGCACCTGGCTCGACACGGTCCTGGAGATGCCGTGGAACGAGCGCACCGAGGACGCGTACGACATCCAGGGCGCCCAGTCCGTCCTCGACGCCGAGCACGCGGGCCTTCAGGACGTGAAGGAGCGGATCACCGAGTACCTGGCGGTGCGCAAGCGGCGTACCGACCGGGGGCTGGGCGTGGTCGGCGGGCGGCGCGGCGGTGCCGTGCTCGCGCTCGTCGGGCCCCCCGGCGTCGGCAAGACCAGCCTCGGTGAGTCCGTCGCCCACGCGATGGGCCGGAAGTTCGTGCGCGTCGCCCTCGGCGGCGTCCGCGACGAGGCCGAGATCCGTGGTCACCGGCGTACGTACGTCGGCGCGCTGCCCGGCCGGATCGTCCGGGCCATCAAGGAGGCCGGGTCGATGAACCCGGTCGTGCTGCTCGACGAGATCGACAAGGTGGGCTCGGACTTCCGGGGCGACCCGGCCGCCGCCCTGCTCGAAGTGCTCGACCCGGCGCAGAACCACACCTTCCGGGACCACTACCTGGAGGTCGAGCTGGATCTGTCGGACGTGGTCTTCCTCGCGACCGCCAACGTCCTGGAGGCCATCCCGGAGGCGCTGGCCGACCGGATGGAGATCGTCCGCCTGGACGGCTACACCGAGGACGAGAAGATCGTCATCGCCCGCGACCACCTGCTGCCGCGCCAGCTGGAGCGGGCCGGGCTCGACAAGGACGAGGTCACCCTCGACGAGGGCGCGCTGCGCAAGCTCGCCGGTGAGTACACGCGCGAGGCGGGCGTGCGCACCCTGGAGCGGTCGATCGCACGGCTGCTGCGCAAGGTCGCGGCCCAGCACGAACTGGGTGAGCGGGAGCTGCCGTTCACCGTCCGGGACGAGGACCTGCGCTCTCTGATCGGACGGCCGCACCACGTGCCCGAGTCCGCCCAGGACCCGGCCGAGCGCCGGACGTCCGTGCCGGGCGTGGCGACGGGCCTCGCGGTGACGGGCGCCGGCGGTGACGTGCTGTACGTCGAGGCGTCGCTGGCCGACCCGGAGACGGGCGCGGCCGGGCTGACCCTGACCGGTCAGCTGGGGGACGTGATGAAGGAGTCCGCGCAGATCGCACTGAGCTTCCTGCGCTCCCGCGGTGCCGAGCTGGAACTGCCGGTGGGCGATCTGAAGGACCGGGGCGTGCACATCCACTTCCCGGCGGGCGCGGTCCCCAAGGACGGCCCCAGCGCCGGCGTCACGATGACCACGGCCCTCGCCTCGCTCCTGTCCGGCCGTCTGGTCCGCACGGGCGTGGCGATGACCGGCGAGGTCTCGCTGACCGGCCGGGTCCTGCCGATCGGCGGCGTGAAGCAGAAGCTGCTGGCCGCCCACCGCGCCGGGGTCACCACCGTGATCATCCCCAAGCGCAACGAGCCCGACCTGGACGACGTCCCGGCGGAGGTGCTGGACAAGCTCGACGTCCACGCCGTCACCGACGTCCGCCAGGTCCTGGAGCTGGCGCTCGCGCCCGCCACCGCGGACGCGGCGCCGGAGGTTCCGGTGGCCGCGTGACCGAGGCCACCGGATGAGGGAAGGCCCGGGTCCCGTGAGGGAGGCCCGGGTCTTCACCATGTGGCGGCCCTGTGGACGCGCCCCCCTTGACCTGCGGAATACTTGCCGAGCTGCGGCGATGGTCGCGGGTGGCGGAAAATGCAGGTACCGGGACAACCGAGGCAGGGCTCACGTGCACCAGGACGGCAACGACGACGGACACCGGGACGCCTCTCTGGCCGGAACCGGTGTGGATCAGCCTGCCTTCCTGGCGCTGGAGCGGGAGCTGACCGTGCTGCTGCGGCGGGCCCGGGCCAGTCAGGGCGAGATGGCCAGGGAGGTCCACCCCGACCTGGAGTCGTCAGCGTACGGCCTGCTCGTACGGCTGGACGAGTGCGGCAAGCAGCGGGCCACCGAGCTCGCCGCCTACATCGGCGTCGGCAAGGCCACCATGTCCCGCCAGCTGCGCGCCCTGGAGGAACTCGGCCTGGTCGCCCGCGAGCCCGACCCCGCCGACGGACGCGCCTGGCTCGTCGCCCTCACCCAGGAGGGCCACGACCGGGTCAGCCGGGTGCGCGAGGCCCGCCGCGCCCGCTACGCCGGCCGCCTGGCCGACTGGGACACCCACGAGGTCACGGAACTGGCCCGGCTGCTGCACCAGCTCAACCGGGGTATGGAGAAGTAGCCCCCGGTTCCGGGTGTTGCAGAACTCACTGGGCGTTCAGAACTCGACGTACACGACCGTCGCGTCGTCGTGCGACTTGCCCCGGCCCGGGAAAGATCTGGCCGAATCCGCTCGCTCCAATGTCCGCACGCGGTCCACCAGCGCCTGCGGTCCCTCCTTGCGCATGAGCCGGAAGCAGTCCGTCCAGTCGCCCTCCTCGAACCTCTCCACCCAGCGGGTCGCCCCGTCCGTCAGCGCGGCCAGGGCGCGTACCTCCCGGCGGGGCAGGGTTCCGGTCACCGCCCGGCGGGACACCGAGGGATCGGCGGCCGCCGTGAAGAAGCCGCCCTCCTTGTTGCGGAGCGTGGAGTCCACCAGCGCGTCCGTGGCCAGGGCGGAGCGGGGGAGAAGAGCCAGACGGTCGTCGAGGAGGGGCGTCACCACGCCGTCCGGGGACTCCACGAGGAGAGCCGAGTCCGACAGGACCAGGTACTCCACCGTGGCCGGGGACCAGCGGGCCACGACCACCGTGGCCTGAGGTGTGCGGGGGTGAGAAAGGTCACAGGTTGAGGCATGTGCCTCGGCGGTACGCGCGATGGCGCGGGACAGGGTGTCGACCAGAGGGGCATCCGGGAGTGAAACGGTCAGTTCGGTCAGGGCTCCGCCGAGGCGCGCGGTGAACCAGGGGACGGAATGCAGACAACCCGCCCCGCCCTTCGGCGGCGTGACCCCGTCCAGGACGACGACCGAACCGCCCTGCCCGGAGGCCGGTAGTCCGACACTGACGAAGTCCTCGTTGGGGCGGTCCGCGTCTCCCGGTTCCGAGGCGAGTTCAGTACGCATCCAGCCAGTCTGCACGAGCCCTTCACGGGGTCCGCAAAAGGTTGGCAATGGTTGCCGGGCCGGTGCAGTCATGCAGGTCAGACGCCCCGTTTGGGGTGGAATGCTTTGTTCCGGGAAAGCGTGGTGGCGAATATTGCCACCGCCCGCCCACGGCGTCCAACCGGCCTGCCGCGCAAGGCCGCTGCAAGGGCCCAGCGGAACTTGCCCCTCAACTCCCCTCCGGGGTTCACTCCTTCGGGTGGCGGGTCAGGTGATGCGCGTGCGCTGCCCACCGGCGCTGGGAGGGTCGGGAAGTGTACCTGGAGTACGCACCAGTTGACGGAGCGTCATCCGGGCCCATGAGTTCACGAGTCAGGAATGCGAGCACCGGTGCAGAAGTCGCGGCCTCGTCGCACAGGCAAGCAGACGGCCCCCGTTCAGGGCGCTGAGCCGACGCCCCCCACCGGCAAGGGCCGCCCCACCCATGTGCGCAACCGGCTCATCGTCGCCGTGGCCGTGGTCGCCGCGGCCATCGCCGGTGCGGGCACCCCGTCCGTCCTCGCCGCCTCCGGGCAACTCCACGACTCGCACGAGCTGGTGACGCTCGCCGAGCAGACGCAGGACGCGCTCGCCCTCGCGCACTCCCTCGCCGACGAGCGCGACGACGTCACCTCCTACATCGCGGCCGGCCGCCCCAAGGCCAAGGCGCCCTCCGAGCAGCACAGCGCCCGCGTGGACCGGCAGGTCGAGGAGCTGCGGGCCGACACCGACACGCCCGCCTCGCTCCGCTCCGACCTCGATGCCATCGCGGCCGTGCGCCGGGCGGCGCTCACCGGCAAGAGCAGCGCTCTCGCAGCGCACCAGGCGTACTCCACCGCCATCACCGAACTCCACCGGCTCGCCGAGCACCTGGCGCAGCAGACGCCGCCCCGCGCCGGATCCGGCGGTTACGCCCTGGCCGAGCTGGACTCGGCCGTCCAGCAGGCCGCCGCGGCCCGGGGGCTGCTGCTCGCCGCCCTCAGCGTGCCCCGCAGCACCGGGACGGTCATCGACCCGGTCACCGGCCTGCCGACCGAGACCTCCACCTCCTCCGACGCCGACGCCCGGCAGCGCGACGCCCTGAGCGCCGCCGCCCAGCAGGCCCGGCTGCGCTCCGACGCGGCCCTGGCCGACTTCCGCGACACCGCGCCCAAGCAGGCCCGTACCTCGTTCGACAACACGGTCACCGGCACCGAGGTCAACTCCGCCGAGAAGTACCTCGCCACGCTCACCGACCAGCCGGCCCTGTCCAGCGGCGAACTCTCCACCAACGCCAGGAAGCTGGACGCGGCCCTCTCCGCCCGCGTCGACCTGATGCGCGGTGTGGAGTCCGCCCTCTACGACCGCCGCACCAAGGACCTGGAGGCCCTGCGCGACGACGACGTCACCGCGCTGGAGATCCGCATCGCGGTCCTCGGCGTCCTGATGCTGCTCGCCGTCGGTGTCGCCACGGGCATGGCCCGCAGCCTCACGCGTCCCCTCGCGGTCCTGCGCCTGGGCTCCAAGCGCCTGGCCGAGGCGGAGGTCCCGGCGGCCGAGGAACCCGTCAAGTTCACCGGCCGCAACGACGAGTTCGCCCAGGTCGTCCGCTCCGTCAACGCCCTGCACGCGCACGCCGTCGCGCTCACCGAGCGGATCACCACGCTGGAGTCCGACCGCAAGCACCTCGTCGGCCAGCGCCAGAAGATGGCCGACGCGCGCGAGGAACTGCGCGGCGAACTCGCCGAGTCCGCCGCCCAGCTGGAGCGGCTGCGCACGGCCATCGGCGGCACGTTCGTCAACCTCGCGCTGCGCACCCTCGGCCTGGTCGAGCGGCAACTGGCCGTCATCGAGAACCTGGAGGAGCGCGAGCAGGACCCGGACCGCCTCGCCACGCTGTTCAAGCTCGACCACTTCGCCACGGTCATGCGCCGGCACAGTGAGAACCTCCTCGTCCTCGCCGGCACCGAGCACGTCCAGCACGCCGCCGGGCCCGTGCCGCTCGTGGACGTCGTGCGCGCCGCGGTGAGCGAGATCGAACGGT
This region of Streptomyces caelestis genomic DNA includes:
- a CDS encoding sensor histidine kinase, whose translation is MRAPVQKSRPRRTGKQTAPVQGAEPTPPTGKGRPTHVRNRLIVAVAVVAAAIAGAGTPSVLAASGQLHDSHELVTLAEQTQDALALAHSLADERDDVTSYIAAGRPKAKAPSEQHSARVDRQVEELRADTDTPASLRSDLDAIAAVRRAALTGKSSALAAHQAYSTAITELHRLAEHLAQQTPPRAGSGGYALAELDSAVQQAAAARGLLLAALSVPRSTGTVIDPVTGLPTETSTSSDADARQRDALSAAAQQARLRSDAALADFRDTAPKQARTSFDNTVTGTEVNSAEKYLATLTDQPALSSGELSTNARKLDAALSARVDLMRGVESALYDRRTKDLEALRDDDVTALEIRIAVLGVLMLLAVGVATGMARSLTRPLAVLRLGSKRLAEAEVPAAEEPVKFTGRNDEFAQVVRSVNALHAHAVALTERITTLESDRKHLVGQRQKMADAREELRGELAESAAQLERLRTAIGGTFVNLALRTLGLVERQLAVIENLEEREQDPDRLATLFKLDHFATVMRRHSENLLVLAGTEHVQHAAGPVPLVDVVRAAVSEIERYERVRIAALPPHAHIAGFAADDLSHLLAELLENASSFSPPDLPVEISGWLLENGEVMLSVQDEGIGMAEDRLERLNARLADFDPEAPYDQEGEDGLGLGLYVVARLAHRHGVRVQLREQKQGGVAAVVVLPRTLLAAAAPAAVPASGPLSGTAHTVAFPGADAEANSNVLHGRANNGDPLVALAEKAVRREEVVEEAAPAAPATEVTAPAETPAETTMELLAPIPQDEPAPAEHAPAAADGGSAPQGPPAPDDETRTGGVGGNETADGEAEAEHERAPDDEEDRVTDKGLPKRTPKITAPTTAPRQRSGSVDADALRRRLGGFRQGAQAGYREVEAEIAEQTASHQRPDTGTAGPAESEEATGGTVEEASS
- a CDS encoding sensor histidine kinase codes for the protein MSGGPGARRGPGDPEAWGGVSPFSIKTKLGALVVISVLITTGLSVIAVHTKTELRFITVFSMIATLLITQFVAHSLTAPLDEMTAVARSISQGDYTRRVRENRRDELGDLAVTINAMADELEAQDSQRKELVANVSHELRTPIAGLRAVLENIVDGVTQADPETMRTALKQTERLGRLVETLLDLSRLDNGVVPLKQRRFEVWPYLSGVLKEANMVASVRAGIATGSGSHTRTDVHLHLDVHPPELTAHADPERIHQVVANLIDNAVKHSPPHGRVTVKARRGALPESLELEVLDEGPGIPKSEWHRVFERFNRGNAKRPQGPGSDGGTGLGLAIARWAVDLHGGRIGVAESERGCRILVTLPGLPSVPS
- a CDS encoding protein phosphatase 2C domain-containing protein; this translates as MRTELASEPGDADRPNEDFVSVGLPASGQGGSVVVLDGVTPPKGGAGCLHSVPWFTARLGGALTELTVSLPDAPLVDTLSRAIARTAEAHASTCDLSHPRTPQATVVVARWSPATVEYLVLSDSALLVESPDGVVTPLLDDRLALLPRSALATDALVDSTLRNKEGGFFTAAADPSVSRRAVTGTLPRREVRALAALTDGATRWVERFEEGDWTDCFRLMRKEGPQALVDRVRTLERADSARSFPGRGKSHDDATVVYVEF
- a CDS encoding MarR family winged helix-turn-helix transcriptional regulator, giving the protein MHQDGNDDGHRDASLAGTGVDQPAFLALERELTVLLRRARASQGEMAREVHPDLESSAYGLLVRLDECGKQRATELAAYIGVGKATMSRQLRALEELGLVAREPDPADGRAWLVALTQEGHDRVSRVREARRARYAGRLADWDTHEVTELARLLHQLNRGMEK
- a CDS encoding response regulator transcription factor; translation: MEQTHTSHNGSATATPGAQRRVLVVEDDATIVDAIATRLRAEGFLVQTAGDGPAAVDTAEAWQPDLLILDIMLPGFDGLEVCRRVQAARPVPVLMLTARDDETDMLVGLGVGADDYMTKPFSMRELAARVHVLLRRVERAALAAATPRSGILRLGELEIDHAQRRVRVRSEDVHLTPTEFDLLVCLANTPRAVLSREQLLAEVWDWADASGTRTVDSHIKALRRKIGAERIRTVHGVGYALETPTP
- a CDS encoding rhomboid-like protein codes for the protein MERTAPAEETATPTPAGAPVDDVSGLLDGVPRQRAGGRKPCGSVTPGVPEPTAAGKPRPRLRALRPWRLLPTPTGTPFTFGYAIVLCVTSLVSAYADPALVHALLQGSSTDVAHLVRTPELVLVGSALWLAGGVASPFAIGFVLVLTALERRIGGLRTAGVFLLGHVLATLATEVPVGLAVLAGQLPGSSLHRLDYGVSFGVAAGTGALAGLLPLWLRVPLLAGFGGMLLQDLLAFTDPMTNWGHLIALAIGVATWPVVRRWQGRRAGSPGPVRG
- the lon gene encoding endopeptidase La, coding for MASTSTPLTLPVLPLDGEVVLPGMVVPLDLSDSEVRAAVEAAQAAARTTPGKPRVLLVPRIDGTYANTGVLGTVEQVGRLADGDPGALIRGRGRVRIGAGTTGPGAALWVEGTSVDETVPEPLPGQVAELVKEYKALATAWLRKRGAWQVVDRVQAIDDVSALADNSGYSPFLTTDQKVELLETADPVARLKLATQQLRDHLAEQDVAESIAKDVQEGVDKQQREFLLRRQLEAVRKELRELNGEQEGEESDDYRARVEAADLPEKVREAALKEVDKLERSSDQSPEGSWIRTWLDTVLEMPWNERTEDAYDIQGAQSVLDAEHAGLQDVKERITEYLAVRKRRTDRGLGVVGGRRGGAVLALVGPPGVGKTSLGESVAHAMGRKFVRVALGGVRDEAEIRGHRRTYVGALPGRIVRAIKEAGSMNPVVLLDEIDKVGSDFRGDPAAALLEVLDPAQNHTFRDHYLEVELDLSDVVFLATANVLEAIPEALADRMEIVRLDGYTEDEKIVIARDHLLPRQLERAGLDKDEVTLDEGALRKLAGEYTREAGVRTLERSIARLLRKVAAQHELGERELPFTVRDEDLRSLIGRPHHVPESAQDPAERRTSVPGVATGLAVTGAGGDVLYVEASLADPETGAAGLTLTGQLGDVMKESAQIALSFLRSRGAELELPVGDLKDRGVHIHFPAGAVPKDGPSAGVTMTTALASLLSGRLVRTGVAMTGEVSLTGRVLPIGGVKQKLLAAHRAGVTTVIIPKRNEPDLDDVPAEVLDKLDVHAVTDVRQVLELALAPATADAAPEVPVAA
- a CDS encoding spermidine synthase, producing the protein MPTWNDIPHVLDRREGPHGEVVLRRHGDRLEIIANGCFLMDTSDGRSERRLVDAALDALAGRDRPDVLIGGLGVGFSLAHAAADPRWGAITVVEREHAIVEWHRDGPLSAFSAEALADPRTKIVEADLVAYVNETFATYDALCLDIDNGPDWTVTEGNGNLYGEAGLASCARVLRPGGVLAVWSAQPSPEFEETLWNAGFQQVRTEEIRVARGVPDVVHLGIRPG
- a CDS encoding GNAT family N-acetyltransferase; translation: MDRTVQAWVDGWVVSRGAAPPVAEPWGCTIDVGTNGHVTRHVFGATGDDLDETAVRKVAGAVTGAGVWLKAFRDPSVVAGWLDDSWWIDPEPGYLMTVPLTPGDAPDVPDGYRLRGWSRGGVTRVMVAAPDGSLAARGQIAPTGATAVADQIETAPEYRRKGLGSLVMRTLQNAAVRQGARTGVLAGTPAGRGLYEALGWEVAALLTSAKHGPRT